The Flavobacterium piscisymbiosum genome includes a region encoding these proteins:
- a CDS encoding M56 family metallopeptidase gives METLFTFIAKSSGLLVLFYCAYYFLLRKETFFNSNRWFLLAGLITSIVLPFIVYTKTVWVDPTPLLTDNFQNYTSQSVDTTSFTIDWNLILIAVYTIGFLALVIKFAFDFYSLNTVLKGKKVKQQADFKFVDINENIAPFSYFDYIVYNSSLYSASELESILEHEKVHSEQNHTIDVLVSRVFCVLFWFNPIIWLYKKAILQNLEFIADNEAAQKISDKKAYQYTLLKITTHENCVAITNHFYQSLIKKRIIMLNKKQSKKRNSWKFYVVIPALAAFVLLFQVEVIAKEKQQIIKDLSGEIKSVDVYKIKKNATDAELKEIKEKLKSIHNIDFKASEIKRNAENNLTSLKIEIKNGKQQAQSIQTGGNKPIEDFGIVVTTDKDGNKKIGIQTGDETSKDQKTSNTKKITIHQDTNGNINTDKNVKNNHTSNKSTSTSTSTNIVSADAANSYSYNINSNVKNGTVITVSSENAQKSEPLIIVDGIVITSNNSTEDLQKLNIQSMNVFKGPEASKKYGEEGKNGVIVIETKKE, from the coding sequence ATGGAAACACTTTTCACATTTATCGCAAAATCAAGCGGATTGCTAGTATTGTTTTATTGTGCTTATTATTTTTTACTGCGCAAAGAGACTTTTTTTAATAGCAACAGATGGTTTTTATTGGCCGGATTAATTACTTCTATTGTATTGCCTTTTATAGTGTATACAAAAACAGTTTGGGTTGATCCTACTCCGCTTTTAACGGATAATTTTCAAAATTATACTTCACAGTCAGTTGATACTACATCTTTTACAATCGATTGGAATTTAATTTTAATAGCTGTTTATACTATTGGATTTCTGGCATTAGTAATAAAATTTGCTTTTGATTTTTATAGTTTAAATACGGTATTAAAAGGCAAAAAAGTAAAGCAACAAGCTGATTTTAAATTTGTAGATATCAACGAAAATATTGCTCCTTTCTCCTACTTTGATTATATCGTTTACAACTCATCACTGTACAGCGCCTCAGAGTTAGAAAGTATTCTTGAACATGAAAAAGTGCATAGTGAGCAAAATCATACCATAGATGTTTTAGTATCGAGAGTATTTTGTGTGTTATTTTGGTTCAACCCTATTATTTGGCTTTATAAAAAAGCCATTTTGCAAAATCTTGAGTTTATTGCAGATAATGAAGCAGCACAAAAAATATCCGACAAAAAAGCGTATCAATACACGCTTTTAAAAATAACAACACATGAAAATTGTGTTGCCATTACCAATCATTTTTATCAATCATTAATCAAAAAACGAATCATTATGTTAAACAAAAAACAATCAAAAAAGAGAAATTCCTGGAAGTTCTATGTTGTAATTCCGGCACTTGCGGCTTTTGTTCTTTTATTTCAGGTTGAAGTAATTGCAAAAGAAAAACAACAAATTATAAAAGATCTCTCAGGAGAAATTAAGTCTGTAGATGTCTACAAAATCAAAAAGAATGCTACAGATGCTGAATTAAAAGAGATAAAAGAGAAACTAAAATCGATTCATAATATTGACTTTAAAGCCTCTGAAATAAAAAGAAATGCCGAAAACAATCTTACTTCACTTAAAATTGAGATCAAAAACGGCAAGCAGCAAGCCCAATCTATTCAAACTGGAGGAAATAAACCAATTGAAGATTTTGGAATAGTCGTTACAACAGATAAAGACGGTAACAAAAAAATAGGTATTCAAACTGGTGATGAAACAAGTAAAGATCAAAAAACTTCAAATACCAAAAAAATAACAATACACCAAGACACCAACGGTAACATTAATACTGACAAAAATGTTAAAAATAATCATACTTCTAATAAAAGCACTAGTACAAGTACTAGTACAAATATTGTAAGCGCTGATGCTGCTAATTCTTATAGCTACAATATAAATAGTAACGTTAAAAACGGAACCGTTATAACAGTTTCTTCAGAAAATGCACAAAAATCAGAACCATTAATAATTGTTGATGGTATTGTAATTACGTCAAATAATAGTACAGAAGACCTTCAGAAACTTAATATCCAATCAATGAATGTTTTTAAAGGTCCTGAGGCTTCAAAAAAATATGGCGAAGAAGGTAAAAACGGAGTAATTGTAATAGAAACTAAAAAAGAATAG
- a CDS encoding BlaI/MecI/CopY family transcriptional regulator, which translates to MQKLTNKEEEIMHILWKLKKAFVKEIQAEIIEDQPHYNTLSTIVRNLEEKGFVGHVAFGNTHQYHPVITLETYSKKYMNTAIDNYFNSSYKNMVSFFAKEEKISAAELREILAMIETPQEVQ; encoded by the coding sequence ATGCAAAAGTTAACCAATAAAGAAGAAGAAATCATGCACATTTTATGGAAGCTGAAAAAGGCATTCGTAAAAGAAATACAGGCAGAGATTATTGAAGACCAGCCACATTACAATACGCTTTCGACAATTGTACGCAATCTTGAAGAAAAAGGTTTTGTAGGTCATGTTGCTTTTGGAAATACGCATCAATATCATCCGGTAATTACGCTGGAGACTTATAGCAAAAAGTATATGAATACCGCAATTGACAACTATTTTAATAGTTCATATAAAAATATGGTGTCGTTTTTTGCCAAAGAAGAAAAAATTTCGGCAGCTGAATTACGCGAGATCTTAGCTATGATTGAAACTCCTCAAGAAGTACAATAA
- a CDS encoding M56 family metallopeptidase produces the protein MEALFTFIAKSSGLLVLFYCAYYFLLRKETFFTSSRWFLLAGLITSVALPFLVYTKVVWIEPAPVEVSAANENFSAVSDLKYTQFPVSHHIENESFDINWNYILLAIYIIGFIALIIKFAIDFYSLNTVLKGKKVQQQADFKFVDINENIAPFSYFDYIVYNSSMFTPSELENIIEHEKVHSDQNHTVDVLISRVFCVLFWFNPIIWLYKKAILQNLEFIADSEAAKKISDKKAYQYTLLKITTHESCVAITNHFYQSLIKKRIVMLNKNQSKKRNYWKYYAIIPALVAFVLLFQINTIAQEKERKEVKKVTEKQDPSYVFKIQKNTTDQQLKEMAEDFKKQHNIDVVVSNVKRNTKNELIAIKVEIAKGTENVQTLEIDGDEPIHDSGIAITTENNGSKKIGIVTGDSIEKPMVAGNHVAEVNQKNTSNVSAGAVTPPTPPSPPAFPAGPMPQAPNANFKMPKAPVAPANYKDKAAMAKFEKEMAEFEKKMAIIEPQMAEYEKQVEKLMSQREAIYEKEMAKYELAMDKFNTDMDKFNLDIEKKYGKDSKTYEANMEQFEINMKQHEIDMRQREKDIKQKEKDIKLQERDMKLQERDMKLHERELKRIEKENKRS, from the coding sequence ATGGAAGCACTTTTTACCTTTATCGCAAAATCAAGCGGATTGCTGGTATTGTTTTATTGCGCTTATTATTTTTTATTGCGCAAAGAAACCTTTTTTACCAGCAGCAGATGGTTTTTATTGGCTGGACTAATTACTTCAGTAGCTTTACCTTTTTTGGTTTACACTAAAGTTGTCTGGATCGAGCCTGCTCCTGTTGAAGTTTCGGCAGCAAATGAAAATTTTAGCGCTGTTTCTGATTTAAAGTATACTCAATTTCCAGTTTCTCATCATATTGAAAATGAATCTTTTGATATTAATTGGAATTATATACTGCTGGCTATTTACATCATAGGTTTTATAGCTTTGATAATAAAGTTTGCCATTGATTTTTATAGTTTAAATACCGTTTTAAAAGGTAAAAAAGTACAACAACAAGCTGATTTTAAATTTGTAGATATCAACGAAAACATTGCTCCGTTTTCTTATTTTGATTATATCGTATACAACTCATCAATGTTTACGCCATCAGAATTAGAAAATATTATTGAACACGAAAAAGTACACAGCGATCAAAATCATACCGTAGATGTATTGATATCGAGAGTTTTTTGCGTACTGTTTTGGTTCAACCCAATAATCTGGCTGTATAAAAAAGCAATTCTGCAAAATCTTGAATTCATTGCAGATAGCGAAGCGGCCAAAAAAATATCCGACAAAAAAGCGTACCAATACACGCTTTTAAAAATTACAACACATGAAAGTTGTGTTGCGATCACCAATCATTTTTATCAATCATTAATCAAAAAACGAATTGTCATGTTAAACAAAAATCAATCAAAAAAGAGAAATTACTGGAAGTATTACGCTATAATTCCGGCACTTGTGGCTTTTGTGCTTTTATTTCAAATTAATACAATCGCACAGGAAAAAGAACGAAAAGAAGTTAAGAAAGTTACTGAGAAACAAGACCCGTCTTATGTTTTCAAAATTCAAAAAAATACAACTGATCAGCAATTAAAAGAAATGGCTGAGGACTTTAAAAAACAACACAATATTGATGTTGTAGTTTCTAATGTAAAAAGAAATACTAAAAATGAGTTAATCGCCATTAAAGTTGAGATTGCAAAAGGTACAGAAAATGTACAAACTTTAGAAATCGACGGTGATGAACCTATACATGACAGCGGAATAGCAATTACAACAGAAAATAATGGTTCTAAAAAAATAGGTATTGTTACTGGTGATTCAATTGAAAAACCAATGGTTGCCGGAAATCACGTTGCAGAAGTAAATCAAAAGAATACCTCGAATGTTTCTGCGGGAGCTGTAACCCCTCCTACGCCTCCATCTCCTCCTGCGTTTCCTGCCGGACCAATGCCGCAAGCGCCTAACGCTAATTTTAAAATGCCCAAAGCTCCTGTAGCTCCGGCAAATTATAAAGATAAAGCTGCAATGGCCAAGTTTGAAAAAGAAATGGCTGAATTTGAGAAAAAAATGGCCATTATTGAGCCACAAATGGCGGAGTACGAAAAGCAAGTAGAAAAATTGATGTCGCAAAGAGAAGCTATTTACGAGAAAGAAATGGCTAAATATGAACTTGCTATGGATAAATTTAATACCGATATGGATAAATTTAATCTCGACATTGAAAAGAAGTATGGAAAAGATTCTAAAACATACGAAGCGAACATGGAACAATTTGAAATTAACATGAAACAACATGAAATTGACATGAGACAACGCGAAAAAGACATTAAACAAAAGGAGAAAGATATAAAACTGCAGGAAAGAGACATGAAACTGCAAGAGAGAGATATGAAACTTCATGAAAGAGAATTAAAAAGAATAGAAAAAGAGAATAAAAGATCTTAA
- a CDS encoding serine hydrolase domain-containing protein, with the protein MKNSFFILSLLLVFNLTFSQKKEDQLTEQKIDNYIKEVIAINEIPGVALGVVKDGKVIYEKYFGKAVLEENKAVDKNTAFKLFSTTKLITNIGVFQLIEKGKLSLEDPISKYIDNLPNEWQTIQVKNLLSHSSGLPNIIRFEDIKITMSFDEKMAILAKKPMEFVTGNEYSYNQTNYLFLTKIMEKITSITFENYILQNQFPAIQSGIYFSSNFGENRPNSVPRYNYNIETKKYVRSTSNFGYDAHSANGLNITLQNFIRWNENLDKDVYLNKETKYSMWKPFTFANNTDRFAYGWEIVPVNKILSYGFTGGNETAFRKFPDNKLTIIFLANGHKYSNLYVQSQVINHVASIVDKSLTDEYYLAGEKINQNFLKLNIEEAKQNYLDTKKSHPDWDFEYRLNIIGYTLIDHGRISDGIKVLELNTIENPKSGNAFDSLADGYFRNNQFEISKENYKKSLELKPDNANAKEMLAKIDKLLEKKS; encoded by the coding sequence ATGAAAAACTCATTTTTTATTCTATCACTCCTACTCGTTTTTAATTTAACGTTTAGTCAAAAAAAGGAAGATCAATTAACCGAACAAAAAATTGACAATTATATTAAAGAAGTAATAGCAATAAATGAAATTCCCGGAGTTGCATTGGGCGTTGTAAAAGACGGCAAAGTTATTTATGAGAAATATTTTGGGAAAGCCGTTCTGGAAGAAAACAAAGCAGTGGATAAAAACACTGCTTTTAAACTCTTTTCTACAACTAAGCTTATTACCAATATTGGTGTGTTTCAGCTTATCGAAAAGGGGAAATTATCATTAGAAGATCCTATCTCTAAATACATTGACAATCTTCCTAATGAATGGCAAACGATACAAGTCAAAAACCTTTTGTCACATTCTTCTGGTTTGCCTAATATTATTAGGTTCGAAGACATAAAGATTACGATGTCTTTTGATGAAAAAATGGCGATTTTAGCTAAAAAACCAATGGAATTCGTTACTGGAAATGAATACAGTTATAATCAGACCAATTATTTGTTTCTAACCAAAATCATGGAGAAAATCACCAGTATAACTTTTGAGAATTACATTTTGCAAAATCAGTTTCCGGCAATACAATCGGGTATTTATTTTTCTTCGAATTTTGGAGAAAACAGACCTAATAGTGTTCCTAGATATAATTATAATATCGAAACTAAGAAATATGTAAGAAGCACTTCAAACTTTGGATATGATGCCCATTCTGCTAATGGCTTAAACATTACTTTACAAAACTTTATACGCTGGAACGAAAACCTCGATAAAGATGTTTATCTTAATAAAGAAACTAAATATTCGATGTGGAAGCCTTTTACATTTGCCAACAATACAGATCGTTTTGCTTACGGCTGGGAAATTGTTCCTGTAAATAAAATTCTTTCGTATGGGTTTACAGGAGGAAACGAAACGGCATTTAGAAAATTTCCTGATAATAAACTGACGATTATATTTTTAGCAAACGGGCATAAATATTCTAATTTATATGTTCAGAGTCAGGTAATCAATCATGTGGCATCAATTGTAGATAAATCCTTGACCGATGAATATTATCTCGCCGGTGAAAAAATCAATCAGAACTTTTTAAAATTAAATATCGAAGAAGCAAAGCAAAATTATCTAGATACAAAGAAAAGTCATCCTGATTGGGATTTTGAGTACAGATTAAACATTATTGGCTATACATTAATAGATCACGGAAGAATAAGTGACGGCATCAAAGTTTTAGAATTAAACACAATAGAAAATCCTAAATCCGGAAATGCATTTGATAGTTTGGCTGATGGCTATTTTAGAAATAATCAGTTCGAAATTTCAAAAGAAAATTATAAAAAGTCACTGGAACTAAAACCTGATAATGCTAACGCAAAAGAAATGCTGGCAAAAATAGATAAGCTTCTCGAAAAGAAATCATAA
- a CDS encoding SsrA-binding protein: MYKILAKINKVLLPSFTKQGLDISKAKKWQMAIIGYRAFVTKRAVE, encoded by the coding sequence ATGTATAAAATTTTAGCCAAAATCAATAAAGTCCTTTTACCTAGTTTTACCAAACAAGGTTTAGACATTTCGAAAGCAAAAAAATGGCAAATGGCTATTATTGGTTATCGCGCTTTTGTTACAAAACGTGCTGTAGAATAA
- a CDS encoding EamA family transporter yields MKNKDFNIPPIYAVLLAIVSVQCGAAIAKSLFPAIGAAGTASIRIGVSAIILLLAYRPNLKTITPKQWKIVVPYGLCLGAMNLVFYLSIERISIGLAVTLEFIGPLLVAIIGSKRLVDYCWVILAAIGIALIAPWTNEGIDLLGVFFALLAGALWATYIVLGGKISQIMNGGQAVSTGMLFAAILILPFGFYENGLSHLTPKLLGMGVALALLSSAIPFTLEMKALGQLPPRTFSILMSLEPAAASICAFIFLQEKLNIYEIVAVFCVVIASAGSTLTAKK; encoded by the coding sequence ATGAAGAACAAAGATTTCAACATCCCTCCTATTTACGCTGTACTTTTAGCTATCGTAAGTGTACAATGTGGAGCAGCAATTGCCAAAAGTTTATTTCCCGCAATTGGAGCAGCCGGAACAGCCTCTATCAGAATTGGCGTGTCGGCTATAATTTTATTATTGGCTTACAGGCCAAATCTAAAAACAATTACACCAAAACAATGGAAAATAGTTGTGCCTTATGGTTTGTGTTTAGGTGCAATGAACCTGGTTTTTTATTTATCAATAGAAAGAATTTCTATAGGATTAGCGGTTACGCTAGAATTTATTGGGCCTTTATTAGTAGCTATAATTGGGTCAAAAAGATTAGTTGATTATTGCTGGGTGATATTAGCAGCGATTGGAATCGCTTTAATCGCCCCGTGGACAAATGAAGGTATCGATCTTTTAGGAGTTTTCTTTGCGCTTTTGGCCGGTGCCTTGTGGGCAACCTATATTGTTTTAGGCGGAAAGATTTCTCAAATCATGAACGGTGGTCAGGCGGTTTCAACCGGAATGTTGTTTGCGGCAATTTTAATCCTGCCTTTTGGTTTTTACGAAAACGGATTATCGCATCTTACTCCAAAACTTTTGGGTATGGGTGTAGCGTTGGCCCTTTTGTCAAGCGCAATTCCGTTTACACTTGAGATGAAAGCTTTAGGACAGCTTCCTCCCCGAACTTTTAGTATTTTAATGAGCTTAGAACCTGCCGCAGCTTCTATTTGCGCTTTTATATTCTTACAGGAAAAACTTAATATATATGAAATTGTGGCTGTTTTTTGTGTTGTCATTGCTTCGGCCGGATCTACATTAACCGCTAAAAAATAA
- a CDS encoding fasciclin domain-containing protein, with product MKTRKFLAVAILALGFGFTSFAQKTVMVGGAAMYPNKNIIENAVNSKDHTTLVAAVKAADLVETLQSKGPFTVFAPTNAAFDKLPAGTVTTLLKPENKKMLQTILTYHVVAGKMNSSDIAKAIKAGKGKATFKTVSGGTLTAWMKGKDLYITDESGNNSKVTIADVNQSNGVIHVVDTVLLPKK from the coding sequence ATGAAAACTAGAAAATTTTTAGCAGTAGCAATCTTAGCATTAGGATTTGGATTTACATCATTTGCGCAAAAAACTGTAATGGTTGGTGGAGCTGCAATGTACCCAAATAAAAATATTATTGAAAATGCAGTAAACTCAAAAGATCACACTACACTTGTAGCTGCTGTAAAAGCTGCTGATTTGGTAGAAACATTACAAAGTAAAGGACCATTCACCGTTTTTGCCCCAACAAATGCCGCGTTTGACAAGTTGCCGGCAGGAACTGTAACAACATTATTGAAACCAGAAAACAAAAAAATGTTGCAAACGATCTTGACCTATCATGTGGTTGCAGGAAAAATGAATTCTTCAGATATTGCTAAAGCAATTAAAGCAGGAAAAGGTAAAGCTACTTTTAAAACGGTTAGCGGTGGAACTCTTACTGCCTGGATGAAAGGTAAAGATTTATACATCACGGACGAAAGCGGAAACAATTCTAAAGTTACTATTGCAGATGTGAATCAATCTAATGGTGTAATTCATGTAGTAGATACAGTTTTATTACCTAAAAAATAA
- a CDS encoding ExbD/TolR family protein, with protein MENLPKKIRSKKLSTRVDLTAMVSVSFLLIIFFMVTIELAKPKVVDLGLPDKDWTYGNGTWISCGGGERTVTLLLGNNNKLISYMGFMENPMAPVREISYGKDGIRKELLLRNKNMLEYSAQLGKPGRGITVIIKPSKESNYKNLVDILDEMAIAKIDTYAIVNDFTPEESNLLAAK; from the coding sequence ATGGAAAATCTACCTAAAAAAATCAGAAGTAAAAAGTTAAGTACAAGAGTTGATTTAACCGCAATGGTAAGTGTTTCTTTTTTATTGATTATCTTTTTTATGGTCACCATTGAGTTGGCTAAGCCAAAAGTTGTTGATTTAGGCTTACCAGATAAAGATTGGACGTACGGTAACGGTACATGGATCAGTTGTGGTGGTGGCGAAAGAACTGTCACTCTACTATTAGGTAATAATAATAAATTAATATCCTATATGGGATTTATGGAAAATCCAATGGCTCCGGTGAGAGAAATTAGTTATGGCAAAGATGGTATTAGAAAAGAGCTTTTATTAAGAAATAAAAATATGCTTGAGTATTCCGCTCAATTAGGAAAACCCGGAAGAGGAATTACTGTTATTATTAAGCCAAGCAAAGAATCTAATTACAAAAATTTAGTCGATATTCTGGACGAAATGGCAATTGCTAAAATTGATACTTATGCAATTGTAAATGATTTTACGCCAGAAGAATCAAACTTATTAGCTGCAAAATAA
- a CDS encoding ExbD/TolR family protein, with amino-acid sequence MQNLPKKIRSKKLSTRVDLTAMVSVSFLLIIFFMVTIELAKPKAVDLSLPDNRTIVCGPITREGENRSITVMLGENNKLIYYMGILESPMIAPKEINYGKDGIRKELLKRKNSLLRYASKGTKLESITVIIKPSKKSNYGNLVDILDEMKIANISTYAIVPEFTPEESKLLASN; translated from the coding sequence ATGCAAAATCTACCAAAAAAAATAAGAAGTAAAAAGTTAAGTACGAGAGTCGATTTAACCGCAATGGTAAGTGTTTCTTTCTTGTTGATTATCTTTTTTATGGTTACCATTGAGTTGGCTAAACCTAAAGCAGTTGATTTAAGTTTACCTGATAATAGAACAATTGTTTGTGGTCCAATAACACGTGAAGGAGAAAATAGATCAATAACTGTAATGTTAGGTGAAAATAATAAATTGATATATTATATGGGTATTTTAGAATCTCCAATGATTGCTCCAAAAGAAATTAATTATGGTAAAGACGGAATTCGAAAAGAACTGCTAAAAAGAAAAAATAGTTTGCTCCGATATGCTTCTAAAGGTACAAAACTAGAAAGCATAACAGTAATTATCAAGCCAAGCAAAAAATCGAATTATGGAAATCTTGTTGATATTTTAGATGAAATGAAAATTGCAAATATTAGTACTTATGCAATAGTACCTGAATTTACACCGGAAGAATCAAAATTATTAGCTTCAAATTAA
- a CDS encoding ExbD/TolR family protein — translation MQHLPEKIRSKKLSTRVDLTAMVSVSFLLIIFFMVTIELSKPKVLEYGTPDCDDCGERYGCNMPDENRSMTILLDGNNKMITYCGLLSYPIDAPKEVKYGENGIRQKLLERSKKVYEYSAERGKRGRGITVIIKPSKKSNYGNLVEILDEMKITGIKSYAVVDYYTPEETKLLAEK, via the coding sequence ATGCAACATCTGCCTGAAAAAATAAGAAGTAAAAAGTTAAGTACACGAGTTGATTTAACTGCAATGGTTAGCGTTTCGTTCTTGTTAATTATATTTTTTATGGTTACGATTGAATTATCAAAACCTAAAGTTTTAGAATATGGAACACCTGATTGTGATGATTGCGGTGAGAGATATGGTTGTAACATGCCTGATGAAAATCGATCAATGACAATACTCCTTGATGGTAATAATAAAATGATTACATATTGCGGTTTGTTATCATATCCAATTGACGCACCCAAAGAAGTAAAATATGGTGAAAATGGAATTCGTCAGAAATTGTTAGAAAGAAGCAAAAAAGTTTACGAATATTCAGCAGAAAGAGGCAAACGAGGAAGAGGTATAACTGTAATTATTAAACCAAGTAAAAAATCTAATTATGGTAACTTGGTAGAGATTCTTGATGAAATGAAAATAACAGGGATAAAATCTTATGCAGTTGTTGATTATTATACTCCTGAAGAAACAAAATTATTAGCTGAAAAATAA
- the rpsA gene encoding 30S ribosomal protein S1, giving the protein MSEQLKSQEEFLANFNWHNFEEGIDAVDEKNLQEFEDLVSKTFIATDQEEVVEGVVVRITDRDVIVDINAKSEGVISLNEFRYNPNLKVGDKVEVLIDIREDKTGQLVLSHRKARTIKSWDRVISANETGEIVNGFVKCRTKGGMIVDVFGIEAFLPGSQIDVKPIRDYDVYVNKMMEFKVVKINHEFKNVVVSHKALIEADIEVQKKEIIGQLQKGQVLEGVVKNITSYGVFIDLGGVDGLIHITDLSWSRINHPSEVLELDQKLNVVILDFDDEKTRIQLGLKQLNAHPWDALDANLTIGDKVKGKVVVIADYGAFIEVAEGVEGLIHVSEMSWSTHLRSAQDFVKVGDVVEAVILTLDRDDRKMSLGIKQLTQDPWTDITSKYPVGSKHTGIVRNFTNFGIFVELEEGIDGLIYISDLSWTKKIKHPSEFVNVGEKLDVVVLELDVEGRKLSLGHKQTTANPWDQYEDSFAVGTIHNGEISEIVDKGATVEFGDDIVAFIPTRHLEKEDGKKLKKGDTADFKVIEFNKEFKRVVASHTAIFREEEEKNVKAATENTSSNSSTNAPAATLGDNNDVLAALKAKMEKTEKK; this is encoded by the coding sequence ATGTCTGAACAATTAAAATCACAAGAAGAGTTTTTAGCAAATTTTAACTGGCATAACTTCGAAGAAGGTATCGATGCAGTAGATGAGAAAAACTTACAAGAATTCGAAGACTTAGTATCAAAAACTTTCATCGCTACAGATCAAGAAGAAGTAGTTGAAGGTGTAGTTGTTAGAATTACAGATAGAGACGTTATCGTTGATATCAATGCAAAATCGGAAGGTGTTATTTCTTTAAACGAATTCCGTTACAACCCAAACTTAAAAGTTGGTGACAAAGTAGAAGTATTAATCGACATCCGTGAGGACAAAACAGGTCAATTAGTATTATCTCACAGAAAAGCACGTACTATTAAATCATGGGATAGAGTTATTTCTGCAAACGAAACAGGAGAAATCGTTAATGGTTTTGTAAAATGCAGAACTAAAGGTGGTATGATCGTTGACGTTTTCGGAATTGAAGCTTTCTTACCTGGTTCTCAAATTGACGTTAAGCCAATTAGAGACTACGATGTATATGTAAACAAAATGATGGAATTCAAAGTGGTAAAAATTAACCACGAATTCAAAAACGTTGTTGTATCTCATAAAGCGCTTATCGAAGCTGATATCGAAGTACAGAAAAAAGAAATCATCGGTCAATTACAAAAAGGACAAGTATTAGAAGGTGTTGTTAAAAACATTACTTCTTATGGTGTGTTTATTGACTTAGGTGGTGTTGACGGATTAATTCACATTACTGACCTTTCTTGGAGCAGAATCAACCACCCAAGTGAAGTTCTTGAATTAGACCAAAAATTAAACGTTGTAATCCTTGATTTCGATGATGAGAAAACAAGAATTCAATTAGGATTGAAACAATTAAACGCTCACCCATGGGATGCTTTAGATGCTAATTTAACTATTGGTGATAAAGTAAAAGGTAAAGTAGTTGTAATCGCTGATTACGGTGCATTTATAGAAGTTGCTGAAGGTGTTGAAGGTTTAATCCACGTTTCTGAAATGTCATGGTCTACACATTTACGTTCTGCTCAGGATTTCGTAAAAGTTGGAGATGTTGTTGAGGCTGTTATCTTAACTTTAGATAGAGATGACCGTAAAATGTCATTAGGTATCAAACAATTGACTCAAGATCCATGGACTGATATTACTTCTAAATACCCAGTAGGTTCTAAACATACAGGTATCGTTAGAAACTTTACAAACTTTGGTATTTTCGTAGAATTAGAAGAAGGAATTGATGGATTAATTTACATCTCTGACTTATCTTGGACTAAGAAAATCAAACACCCATCTGAATTTGTAAATGTTGGTGAGAAACTTGATGTAGTTGTATTAGAATTAGATGTTGAAGGACGTAAATTATCTTTAGGTCACAAACAAACTACTGCTAATCCTTGGGATCAATACGAAGATTCTTTCGCTGTAGGAACTATCCACAATGGTGAAATTTCTGAAATCGTTGACAAAGGAGCTACTGTAGAATTCGGAGATGATATCGTTGCTTTCATTCCTACTCGTCACCTTGAAAAAGAAGACGGAAAGAAATTGAAAAAAGGTGATACTGCTGATTTCAAAGTAATCGAATTTAACAAAGAATTCAAAAGAGTAGTTGCTTCTCACACTGCTATCTTCCGTGAAGAAGAAGAGAAAAACGTGAAAGCTGCAACTGAAAATACTTCATCTAACTCATCTACAAATGCACCAGCTGCAACTTTAGGAGATAACAATGATGTATTAGCTGCATTGAAAGCTAAAATGGAAAAAACTGAGAAAAAATAA